The following proteins come from a genomic window of Actinopolyspora saharensis:
- a CDS encoding acetoin reductase, with protein MSGQEKSPRTALVTGAARGIGRAIALRLAADGLDVAVNDVAANSDQLDEVAEEIAAMGAKSTGIPADVSDQDAVQSTVERVADEFGQLNVMVANAGIADVQPLLETTPEDFDHLMSINLRGVYLCYTAAARQMISQGTGGKIIGAASIVAHRPFPLLGTYSTSKWAVRGLTQSAAMEWAQHGITVNAYCPGIVGTGMWDHIDEKLAENEGLRKGAAIEKYSELIHLGRVSVPEDVARFVSYLASADSDYMTGQSVMIDGGIQFT; from the coding sequence ATGAGCGGACAGGAAAAGTCACCACGGACCGCGCTCGTCACCGGCGCCGCCCGCGGAATCGGCAGGGCCATCGCCCTGCGGCTGGCCGCCGACGGCCTCGACGTGGCCGTCAACGACGTCGCGGCCAACAGCGACCAGCTCGACGAGGTCGCCGAGGAGATCGCGGCGATGGGCGCGAAATCGACCGGCATCCCGGCCGACGTGTCCGACCAGGACGCCGTGCAGAGCACGGTCGAACGCGTGGCCGACGAATTCGGCCAGCTCAACGTCATGGTGGCCAACGCGGGAATCGCCGACGTGCAACCACTGCTGGAAACCACGCCCGAGGACTTCGACCACCTGATGTCGATCAACCTCCGCGGGGTGTACCTGTGCTACACGGCCGCGGCCAGGCAGATGATCAGCCAGGGCACCGGCGGCAAGATCATCGGAGCGGCCTCGATCGTGGCCCACCGACCGTTCCCCCTGCTCGGGACCTACTCCACCTCCAAGTGGGCCGTGCGGGGGCTCACCCAGTCGGCCGCGATGGAGTGGGCGCAGCACGGCATCACGGTCAACGCCTACTGCCCGGGCATCGTCGGCACCGGGATGTGGGACCACATCGACGAGAAGCTGGCGGAGAACGAGGGGCTGCGCAAGGGCGCGGCGATCGAGAAGTACTCGGAACTGATCCACCTCGGCCGAGTGTCGGTGCCCGAGGACGTGGCCCGCTTCGTCTCCTACCTGGCCTCAGCCGACTCCGACTACATGACCGGCCAGTCCGTGATGATCGACGGAGGAATCCAGTTCACCTGA
- a CDS encoding putative quinol monooxygenase, translated as MILITAKFRVKPAYADQWPDIAADFTRATRQEPGCLWYDWSRSVDDPNEYVLIEAFRDSEAGAAHVASEHFRTAQRTLPPYLSETPLVINTTVPQDDWSRLGEMAVPHQE; from the coding sequence ATGATCCTGATCACCGCGAAATTCCGCGTCAAACCCGCCTACGCCGACCAGTGGCCCGACATCGCCGCTGACTTCACCCGCGCGACCCGCCAGGAACCGGGCTGCCTCTGGTACGACTGGTCCCGCAGCGTCGACGACCCGAACGAGTACGTGCTGATCGAGGCCTTCCGCGACAGCGAGGCCGGAGCCGCCCACGTCGCCTCCGAGCACTTCCGGACCGCGCAACGAACGCTGCCGCCCTACCTTTCGGAAACTCCGCTGGTCATCAACACGACGGTTCCGCAGGACGACTGGTCCCGACTCGGCGAGATGGCCGTGCCGCACCAGGAATGA
- a CDS encoding NAD(P)-dependent alcohol dehydrogenase — MRAVQVVDYHRNPEMTDVAAPTVTDPHDVIVRIGGAGVCRTDIHVLEGQWADKSGVKLPYTIGHENAGWVAAVGSAVTNVAEGDKVIVHPIVTCGLCRACRSGDDVHCTRSLFPGIDTAGGYAEYLRTSARSVVKLDDALEPAEVAALADAGLTAYHAVAKAAARLKPGDRCVMIGAGGLGHIGIQVFKALSAAELVVLDRNPAAVELARALGADRGIVADGTHPEQVLELTGGHGAEAVLDFVGEDGSTREGLGMLRRAGDYHVIGYGENLDIATIDVISSEINIIGNLIGSYNDLCELMNLTARGLVSLHTERYRLDDFQTALDDLDAGRVRGRAILVP, encoded by the coding sequence ATGAGAGCCGTACAGGTCGTCGACTACCACCGGAACCCGGAGATGACCGACGTCGCCGCACCGACCGTCACCGATCCGCACGACGTGATCGTGCGGATCGGCGGCGCCGGGGTCTGCAGAACCGACATCCACGTCCTCGAAGGACAGTGGGCGGACAAGTCCGGGGTGAAACTGCCTTACACGATCGGGCACGAGAACGCGGGCTGGGTCGCGGCCGTCGGCAGCGCGGTGACGAACGTGGCCGAGGGCGACAAGGTCATCGTCCACCCGATCGTCACCTGCGGACTGTGCCGGGCGTGCCGATCCGGCGACGACGTGCACTGCACGCGATCCCTCTTCCCCGGCATCGACACCGCGGGCGGCTACGCCGAATACCTGCGCACCTCGGCGCGCAGCGTCGTCAAGCTCGACGACGCGCTCGAACCGGCCGAGGTGGCCGCACTCGCCGACGCGGGCCTGACCGCCTACCACGCGGTGGCCAAGGCGGCAGCACGGCTGAAACCCGGGGACCGGTGCGTGATGATCGGGGCGGGCGGGCTCGGCCACATCGGAATCCAGGTGTTCAAGGCCCTCAGCGCCGCCGAGCTCGTGGTCCTGGACCGCAACCCCGCCGCCGTCGAACTCGCCCGCGCGCTCGGAGCGGACCGGGGCATCGTGGCCGACGGAACCCACCCCGAGCAGGTCCTGGAACTGACCGGCGGGCACGGAGCCGAGGCCGTGCTCGACTTCGTCGGGGAGGACGGCAGCACCCGCGAGGGGCTGGGCATGCTGCGCCGGGCCGGCGACTACCACGTCATCGGCTACGGGGAGAACCTCGACATCGCCACCATCGACGTGATCTCGAGCGAGATCAACATCATCGGCAACCTCATCGGCAGCTACAACGACCTGTGCGAGCTGATGAACCTCACCGCCCGCGGCCTGGTCAGCCTGCACACCGAGCGCTACCGCCTCGACGACTTCCAGACCGCACTCGACGATCTCGACGCGGGCCGCGTCCGCGGCCGCGCCATCCTCGTCCCCTGA